The following are from one region of the Silene latifolia isolate original U9 population chromosome 9, ASM4854445v1, whole genome shotgun sequence genome:
- the LOC141600844 gene encoding 5'-3' exoribonuclease 3-like: MGVKGFYRWLVNKYPNIVSRVKVDSESTELEFCNFYLDMTEIIHSCFHPDTFIFPPTTFEEVFENIYKYIDRLLSLVRPRNLLYLAIDGVGPRAKQNQQRGRIYWTAKENDMAEEEEKKLRKKYESKGKKLLPVFESQVSDSNVIAPGTEFMFELSNVLKSYIAKKLKTDPAWQQLQVILSDATVPGEGEHKIVSFIHTLRSLPGYDPNTRHCVYGRDSDLITLALATHEIHFSLLKEVLQGPDNVEDQKPVLESALLTIFQRDLDKLTEHHKKPFNIRDYCPSTLILPQHYEFLHVWILREYLELDMQIIDPPHNFVIDCERIIDDFIFMCLLMGNDFLPPLPTLVIDENGIGLLMHVYKNEFKNFGGYLVDMQQVDELDASFIELKRVETFILLVGSYEEKIFKKRIMVRETKHRKIISTLVQSKDDLDEQSSEVCDVQSPEVGTCVGQIEATESQNFLISDIMEMIENTKELKDEVRKSISENADVYRDGDLLLSDKVKLGSAGWRQRYYKEKFSVEDPEETEILRKEIVQKYTEGLCWIMMYYFSEVPSWNWYYPYHYGLFASEFEGLAQVKVKFHTGSPLKPFDQLMAVLPPTSAHVLPEAYRDLMISSDSRIIEFYSRDVEVDADGKRYLWQGIFKLPFIDQEKLLDATCQLEAKVEMHEAKRNVETTDLLFWRGSNSCTEVILDYIVQHTERREEFQPVVHEEPIMYCNLKLPVESLRTPRLLEGVLLPEKTVSEKEISETPLWHAHISKIHYYKQNVCLSSAAKMPSGSKNPSWRSSSYESPMSRPPNVGNYNSSQGLGLEKRQLFIVIWYGQSDQLYKFRRYGRYIVNTPPQDGRRREKSNLVS, translated from the exons ATGGGAGTTAAAGGATTTTACCGTTGGTTGGTTAACAAGTATCCTAACATTGTATCAAGGGTTAAGGTAGATTCTGAATCAACTGAGTTGGaattttgtaatttttacttGGATATGACCGAGATTATCCACTCTTGCTTTCATCCTGATACTTTT ATATTTCCTCCAACAACGTTTGAGGAAGTCTTTGAGAACATATACAAATATATCGACCGGCTCCTCAGTTTAGTTAGGCCTCGCAACTTACTCTATCTTGCCATTG ATGGAGTCGGACCAAGAGCTAAGCAAAATCAGCAAAGAGGTCGAATATACTGGACTGCTAAAGAAAACGACATGGCT gaggaagaagaaaaaaagctGAGGAAAAAATATGAAAGCAAGGGAAAGAAGCTTCTTCCAGTATTCGAATCTCAAGTCTCAGATTCTAATGTAATTGCACCTGGAACAGAATTCATGTTTGAGTTATCAAATGTATTAAAGTCATACATTGCTAAAAAGCTTAAAACTGATCCTGCATGGCAACAGCTTCAG GTAATTCTGTCTGATGCAACTGTTCCTGGTGAAGGAGAACACAAGATCGTGTCTTTTATACACACTCTTCGTTCTCTTCCAGGCTATGACCCAAATACTAGACACTGTGTATATGGACGG GATTCTGATTTGATTACGCTTGCGTTGGCGACTCATGAGATCCATTTTTCTTTGTTAAAAGAG GTTTTGCAGGGGCCAGACAATGTAGAAGATCAGAAGCCTGTTCTTGAATCAGCCCTTCTGACAATTTTTCAGAGAGATCTTGACAAATTGACGGAACATCACAAGAAACCCTTTAACATTAGGGATTATTGTCCATCTACTTTGATCCTACCACAGCATTATGAA TTTCTGCATGTCTGGATTTTGAGGGAATACCTGGAGCTGGATATGCAAATAATTGATCCGCCACATAATTTTGTTATTGATTGTGAGCGGATTATTGATGATTTCATCTTCATGTGTTTGCTCATGGGAAATGATTTCTTACCCCCTCTGCCTACTTTGGTAATCGACGAG AATGGGATAGGCTTACTGATGCATGTTTACAAGAACGAGTTTAAGAATTTTGGTGGGTACTTGGTGGATATGCAACAA GTGGATGAACTAGATGCTAGCTTTATTGAGCTGAAAAGGGTGGAGACGTTCATTCTCTTGGTTGGCAGTTACGAAGAAAAGATTTTTAAGAAAAGAATCATGGTTAGGGAAACAAAGCATAGAAAGATCATTTCTACTTTAGTACAATCT AAAGATGATTTGGATGAACAAAGTTCTGAGGTTTGTGATGTCCAAAGTCCCGAAGTAGGTACATGTGTTGGGCAAATTGAAGCAACAGAGTCGCAGAATTTCTTAATTTCAGACATTATGGAA ATGATTGAAAATACCAAGGAGCTAAAAGATGAGGTTAGAAAGAGTATTTCAGAAAATGCAGATGTTTATAGAGATGGTGATCTTTTACTCTCAGATAAG GTGAAATTAGGTTCTGCAGGATGGAGGCAAAGATATTACAAAGAGAAGTTTTCAGTTGAGGATCCTGAGGAAACAGAAATCCTGAGAAAAGAAATC GTGCAGAAGTACACTGAAGGGTTATGTTGGATTATGATGTACTATTTCTCTGAAGTGCCATCTTGGAACTG GTACTATCCCTACCATTATGGTTTGTTTGCTTCAGAATTTGAAGGGCTAGCCCAAGTTAAAGTTAAATTCCATACAGGGTCTCCACTCAAGCCTTTCGATCAGCTGATGGCTGTGCTCCCGCCTACAAG TGCTCATGTACTTCCAGAAGCATATCGAGACCTTATGATCAGTAGCGATTCCAGGATTATAGAGTTTTATTCCAGGG ACGTTGAAGTTGATGCAGATGGCAAAAGATATTTGTGGCAG GGAATTTTCAAGCTTCCATTTATAGACCAGGAAAAGCTTTTAGACGCGACCTGCCAACTAGAGGCTAAAGTGGAG ATGCATGAAGCCAAAAGAAATGTCGAAACGACTGATCTGTTGTTCTGGAGAGGTTCAAATAG CTGCACAGAAGTGATCTTGGACTATATAGTTCAGCATACAGAAAGAAGGGAGGAATTTCAACCTGTTGTGCATGAAGAACCCATTAT GTACTGCAATTTAAAGCTGCCTGTTGAAAGTTTGCGAACACCTCGACTGCTGGAAGGCGTTCTACTCCCGGAAAAG ACTGTATCTGAAAAAGAGATTTCGGAAACTCCTCTCTGGCACGCGCACATTAGCAAGATACATTATTACAAACAAAATGTATGTTTATCCTCTGCCGCAAAAATGCCCAGTGGTTCAAAAAATCCCAGTTGGAGATCGTCTTCATATGAAAGTCCCATGTCGCGACCTCCAAATGTAGGCAACTATAACAGTTCTCAG GGATTAGGTTTGGAAAAACGGCAATTATTTATTGTAATCTGGTATGGACAATCAGATCAGTTATACAA ATTCCGAAGATATGGAAGATATATTGTTAATACGCCCCCTCAAGATGGACGTCGAAGGGAGAAGTCCAATCTTGTCTCGTAG